One window from the genome of Carnobacteriaceae bacterium zg-84 encodes:
- a CDS encoding NAD(P)/FAD-dependent oxidoreductase — MYDVIVIGGGSSGLMACVSAAKTGAKVLLLEKNASLGQKLLLTGGGRCNITNNRPAEEIVAHIPGNGRFLYSAFSQFDNYDIIKFFKENGVTLKEEDHGRMFPTTDKARTILDTFISLIKQHGIHVQTKNTVSNLLFDENKVCGVHLEDGTTIHAKSVIIATGGKSIPKTGSTGDGFKWAEQAGHTIVPLFPTEVPLTSSEHFIQQKTLQGLSLRNISLSVLNQKQKPIISHQMDMIFTHFGISGPAVLRCSSFVYKEQKKQKKNDIHMHLDCLPDISIGQLEQDFMKHQKEQSKKEIKTILKQYIPERLALFYLNQANLIPETPLQTLSHQDIKHICHLLKHFTFTVNGSLPLEKSFVTGGGVNTKEINPKTMMSKLKEGLYFCGEVLDIYGYTGGYNITSAFVTGYLSGFHAGQQK; from the coding sequence ATGTACGATGTAATTGTCATTGGTGGTGGTTCAAGCGGATTAATGGCTTGTGTTTCTGCTGCAAAGACGGGTGCCAAAGTTTTACTCCTAGAAAAAAATGCTTCTTTAGGACAGAAACTTTTATTAACAGGTGGAGGACGTTGTAACATTACAAACAATCGCCCTGCTGAAGAAATTGTAGCACATATCCCAGGAAACGGACGTTTTTTATATAGTGCTTTTTCTCAATTTGATAATTATGACATTATTAAATTTTTTAAGGAAAATGGCGTGACCTTAAAAGAAGAAGATCACGGTAGAATGTTTCCAACAACTGATAAAGCAAGAACTATTTTAGATACTTTTATTTCTTTGATTAAACAACATGGCATACATGTACAAACAAAAAATACTGTTTCTAATCTCTTATTTGACGAAAATAAAGTATGTGGCGTTCATCTGGAAGACGGAACAACTATTCATGCTAAAAGCGTTATTATTGCTACTGGGGGGAAATCTATCCCAAAAACAGGTTCAACAGGCGACGGCTTTAAATGGGCAGAACAAGCAGGACATACGATTGTTCCTTTATTCCCAACTGAAGTCCCTCTCACATCAAGTGAGCATTTTATTCAACAAAAAACATTACAAGGTTTATCTTTAAGAAATATTTCATTGAGTGTACTAAACCAAAAACAAAAACCAATTATTTCTCATCAAATGGATATGATTTTTACGCACTTTGGTATTTCGGGTCCTGCTGTACTAAGATGTTCCAGCTTTGTATACAAAGAACAAAAAAAACAAAAGAAAAATGACATACACATGCACTTAGATTGTCTACCAGATATATCTATCGGGCAGCTTGAACAGGACTTTATGAAACACCAAAAAGAACAAAGTAAAAAAGAAATCAAAACCATTTTAAAACAATACATTCCTGAACGTTTGGCTCTTTTTTACTTAAATCAAGCCAATCTTATACCTGAAACGCCATTACAAACATTATCTCATCAAGACATAAAACATATTTGTCATCTACTAAAACATTTCACTTTTACGGTTAATGGCTCTTTACCCCTTGAAAAAAGTTTTGTCACTGGCGGAGGTGTAAACACAAAAGAAATCAATCCTAAAACAATGATGTCTAAATTAAAAGAAGGCCTATACTTTTGTGGAGAAGTACTTGATATTTACGGTTACACCGGTGGATACAATATTACATCTGCTTTTGTCACAGGTTATTTAAGTGGCTTTCATGCCGGACAACAAAAATAA
- a CDS encoding C40 family peptidase, with amino-acid sequence MREQQVRDKESVENKKVEVEKKLVEQSQNAKELSDLQNELSVKKAEREVYVSSIAIEKASAEKDKKDLEAKRDEAIRQAEAAKKAEAERIAKLKAAQEQQAKEQQTRNALAAQQVGQGIATATSSQQSITSQADVSIGATSSAKGQAIAAAALAQLGVMQDCTRLATNALRAAGINYHGWPIGYMSLGTVVSAAEAQPGDLIYYANGGMGLAHIAVYIGNGKAVHGGWNGNTTVVNTAYVGSGPVFIRVK; translated from the coding sequence ATGCGTGAACAACAAGTACGTGATAAAGAAAGTGTTGAAAATAAAAAAGTAGAAGTTGAGAAAAAATTAGTAGAACAATCTCAAAATGCAAAAGAGTTAAGTGACTTACAAAATGAATTATCTGTAAAAAAAGCAGAACGTGAAGTATACGTTTCTTCGATTGCCATTGAAAAAGCAAGTGCTGAGAAAGATAAAAAAGATTTAGAAGCAAAACGTGACGAAGCAATTCGTCAAGCAGAAGCAGCTAAAAAAGCAGAAGCAGAACGTATTGCGAAATTAAAAGCAGCACAAGAACAACAAGCAAAAGAGCAACAAACACGTAATGCTTTGGCAGCACAACAAGTGGGGCAAGGTATTGCGACAGCGACATCATCTCAACAATCGATTACATCACAAGCAGATGTATCCATTGGTGCAACATCAAGTGCTAAAGGTCAAGCTATTGCAGCAGCAGCCTTGGCACAATTAGGTGTGATGCAAGATTGTACAAGATTAGCAACGAATGCATTAAGAGCAGCAGGTATCAATTATCATGGTTGGCCAATTGGTTATATGTCATTGGGAACAGTTGTTTCAGCAGCTGAAGCTCAACCAGGAGATTTGATTTATTACGCAAATGGTGGTATGGGCTTAGCACATATTGCTGTTTATATTGGAAATGGTAAGGCTGTTCATGGTGGATGGAATGGAAATACAACAGTTGTAAATACAGCTTATGTTGGTTCAGGTCCAGTTTTCATTCGTGTAAAATAG
- the purB gene encoding adenylosuccinate lyase, whose product MLSRYTRPEMAKVWSEENRYQTWLEVEILADEAWAELGEIPREDVEKIRKNATFSIERILEIEEETRHDVVAFTRAVSESLGDEKKWVHYGLTSTDVVDTAYGYQLKQVNDILRKDLENFLNVLKEKAITYKDTVCMGRTHGVHAEPTTFGLKMARWYSEMKRNIERFEHAAKGVEAGKISGAVGTFANIPTEVEAYVCQKLGIRPQEVSTQVLPRDLHADYLSAIALIATSIENFAVEIRGLQKSETREVEEYFAKGQKGSSAMPHKRNPIGSENMCGIARVIRGHMVTAYENVALWHERDISHSSAERIILPDSTSLLNYMLNRFANIVKNLTVFPENMKRNMDATFGLIYSQRVLLKLIDKGMSREQAYDLVQPCTAKAWDNQTAFRPILEAQSEIMAVLTKEDLDDAFDYHYHLKQVDTIFKRVGLLD is encoded by the coding sequence ATGTTATCACGTTACACACGTCCAGAAATGGCAAAAGTATGGTCAGAGGAAAATCGTTATCAAACATGGTTAGAAGTAGAAATTTTAGCTGATGAAGCTTGGGCAGAATTAGGTGAAATTCCAAGAGAAGATGTTGAAAAAATTAGAAAAAATGCAACATTTTCTATTGAACGTATTTTAGAAATTGAGGAAGAAACAAGACATGATGTGGTGGCATTCACACGTGCTGTATCAGAATCTTTAGGTGATGAAAAAAAATGGGTGCATTATGGATTAACGAGTACAGATGTTGTGGATACAGCTTATGGCTATCAGCTAAAACAAGTTAATGATATTTTAAGAAAAGATTTAGAGAACTTTTTGAATGTATTAAAAGAAAAAGCAATTACCTATAAAGATACGGTATGTATGGGACGTACGCATGGTGTACATGCAGAACCAACAACATTTGGATTGAAAATGGCACGTTGGTATTCTGAAATGAAGCGGAATATCGAACGTTTTGAACATGCAGCCAAAGGTGTAGAAGCAGGAAAAATTAGTGGTGCTGTAGGGACTTTTGCAAATATTCCAACAGAAGTAGAAGCGTACGTTTGTCAAAAATTAGGCATTCGTCCTCAAGAAGTGTCAACACAAGTTTTACCACGAGATTTACATGCAGATTATTTATCAGCAATAGCTTTAATCGCAACAAGTATTGAAAATTTTGCTGTTGAAATTCGTGGATTGCAAAAATCTGAAACAAGGGAAGTTGAAGAATATTTTGCTAAAGGTCAAAAAGGATCTTCGGCTATGCCTCATAAACGTAATCCCATTGGTTCAGAAAATATGTGTGGTATTGCTCGTGTTATTCGTGGGCATATGGTAACAGCTTATGAAAATGTTGCTTTGTGGCATGAACGTGATATTTCACATTCCTCAGCAGAACGTATTATATTACCAGATAGTACATCACTGTTAAATTATATGTTAAATCGTTTTGCAAATATTGTAAAAAATTTAACGGTATTTCCTGAAAATATGAAACGTAATATGGATGCAACATTTGGTCTTATTTATTCACAACGTGTTTTACTGAAACTGATTGATAAAGGGATGAGTCGTGAACAAGCATATGATTTGGTTCAGCCTTGTACAGCAAAAGCATGGGATAATCAAACAGCTTTTAGACCGATTTTAGAAGCTCAGTCAGAAATTATGGCTGTCTTAACGAAAGAAGATTTAGACGATGCTTTCGACTATCATTACCATTTAAAACAAGTAGATACTATTTTTAAACGAGTAGGATTACTCGATTAG
- the hslO gene encoding Hsp33 family molecular chaperone HslO — translation MSDYFVKALAFDGQIRAFAVDATQTVKEAQKRHDTWHTSTAALGRTMIGALLLGYNLKGEEKLTVEVKGDGPAGKIVVDSNGSGQVRGYIQNPNLSLPLNVYGKLDVRGAVGTQGTLTVRKDLGLKEPFSGQVPIIDGELGEDFTYYMALSEQTPSCVGVSVLVDTDDSVKTAGGFMIQVMPGATDDVITEIENRIQKMPQISDLMDSGCKPEELLEWVLGKEHVNILETLPVAFHCDCTREKFEAGLLTLGLEDLKEIKEQDKGAEIVCHYCNDKYYFSEEDLQELIQSIETKA, via the coding sequence ATGTCGGATTATTTTGTAAAAGCATTGGCATTTGACGGGCAAATTCGCGCATTTGCTGTTGATGCAACACAGACGGTTAAAGAAGCCCAAAAACGTCATGATACGTGGCATACTTCAACGGCTGCTTTAGGTAGAACGATGATTGGCGCTTTATTATTAGGCTATAATTTAAAAGGAGAAGAAAAATTAACGGTTGAAGTCAAAGGAGATGGACCGGCGGGTAAAATTGTAGTCGATAGCAATGGTAGTGGACAAGTAAGAGGATATATTCAAAATCCTAATTTATCCTTACCGTTAAATGTATATGGCAAGTTAGATGTACGTGGTGCTGTTGGCACACAAGGAACGCTAACCGTTCGTAAAGATTTAGGATTAAAAGAACCTTTTTCTGGGCAAGTACCAATTATTGATGGAGAATTGGGTGAAGATTTTACATATTATATGGCACTTTCTGAACAAACACCGTCATGCGTTGGTGTGAGTGTTTTAGTGGATACCGATGATAGCGTCAAAACAGCCGGTGGATTTATGATACAAGTGATGCCAGGTGCCACTGATGATGTGATTACTGAGATAGAAAATCGTATTCAAAAAATGCCTCAAATTTCAGATTTAATGGATTCAGGCTGTAAACCAGAAGAACTATTAGAATGGGTACTTGGAAAAGAGCATGTGAATATTTTAGAAACATTACCAGTTGCTTTTCATTGTGACTGTACACGAGAAAAATTTGAAGCAGGCTTATTAACACTTGGACTAGAGGATTTAAAAGAAATTAAGGAACAAGATAAAGGCGCTGAGATTGTATGCCATTATTGTAATGATAAATATTATTTTTCTGAAGAGGATTTACAAGAATTGATACAATCAATTGAAACAAAAGCATAA
- the hflB gene encoding ATP-dependent zinc metalloprotease FtsH: MNKKRFIGSNVLYLLLCITVVWGFFSLATGGSTSSGQNAITTTELFEQLQKNNVKSIKTQPVDDAVEVTGELKESIDVKAVETGIFTNFLGSGQSKVKKFKLYISNSEYMKETIEKLSLEKGVEVKAEQRDQSGIWISVLANLIPTAVLIFFMFSMMGNMGGAGGRNPMSFGKLRPEDTQGKPSKVRFTDVAGAEEEKQELLEIVEFLKDPRKFTALGARIPSGVLLEGPPGTGKTLLAKAVAGEANVPFHSISGSEFVEMFVGVGASRVRDLFEKAKKSAPAIIFIDEIDAVGRRRGAGMGGGNDEREQTLNQMLVEMDGFEGNEGVIVIAATNRSDVLDPALLRPGRFDRKILVGNPDVKAREEILAVHARKKPMAKDVHLKDIAEKTPGFSGADLANLLNEAALIAARLNKKMIDAEDIDEAQDRIIAGLAKRDRVRTEKANRVVAYHEAGHAIAGLVLASAQDVHKVTIVPRGRAAGYVISVPKEDQVVYSREELFHRVVGLLAGRAAEELIFNESSTGASNDIEQASQIVRSMVMVYGMSDKLGMVDYKLDNNGFMTNRHYSDNTASAIDKEVIDIMNQAKQKARHILEKHKTQLDLIAEKLIELETIDGRAIKTLFETGKMPEEVDYPSEKVVEETSEENIKEQEA; the protein is encoded by the coding sequence ATGAATAAAAAACGCTTTATAGGAAGCAATGTGTTGTATTTGCTCTTGTGTATAACAGTCGTTTGGGGCTTTTTCTCTCTGGCAACGGGCGGGAGCACGTCATCAGGGCAAAATGCCATTACAACGACAGAATTATTTGAGCAATTACAAAAAAATAATGTCAAGAGCATAAAAACACAACCTGTAGATGATGCGGTTGAAGTTACGGGTGAGTTGAAAGAATCTATTGATGTTAAAGCTGTTGAAACAGGTATTTTTACAAACTTTTTAGGTTCTGGTCAATCTAAAGTTAAAAAGTTTAAACTTTACATTAGTAATTCTGAATACATGAAAGAAACGATTGAAAAATTATCATTGGAAAAAGGTGTAGAAGTCAAAGCAGAGCAAAGAGATCAATCAGGTATTTGGATTTCTGTTTTAGCCAATTTAATTCCAACAGCTGTTCTTATTTTCTTCATGTTTAGCATGATGGGCAATATGGGTGGTGCCGGAGGCCGTAATCCAATGAGTTTTGGGAAATTACGTCCTGAAGATACACAAGGTAAACCAAGTAAAGTACGTTTTACTGACGTTGCCGGTGCAGAAGAAGAGAAACAAGAATTATTAGAAATTGTTGAATTTTTAAAAGACCCTCGTAAATTTACAGCCTTGGGAGCTAGAATACCTTCTGGTGTTTTATTAGAAGGCCCTCCAGGAACTGGTAAAACATTATTGGCAAAAGCAGTTGCCGGTGAGGCAAATGTACCATTCCATTCTATTTCAGGTTCTGAGTTTGTGGAAATGTTTGTTGGGGTTGGTGCAAGTCGTGTGCGTGATTTATTTGAAAAAGCAAAAAAATCTGCACCAGCAATTATTTTTATTGATGAAATTGATGCAGTAGGTCGTCGCCGTGGAGCTGGTATGGGTGGCGGAAACGATGAGCGTGAACAAACATTAAACCAAATGTTAGTTGAAATGGATGGGTTTGAAGGTAATGAAGGTGTTATTGTTATTGCTGCAACAAACCGTTCAGATGTTTTAGACCCAGCCTTGCTACGTCCAGGACGTTTTGATAGAAAAATTTTAGTTGGTAATCCAGATGTGAAAGCACGTGAAGAAATTTTAGCTGTTCATGCACGAAAAAAACCAATGGCTAAAGATGTTCATTTAAAAGATATTGCAGAAAAAACACCGGGATTTTCAGGTGCTGATTTAGCAAACTTATTAAATGAAGCAGCACTTATTGCGGCTCGTTTAAACAAAAAAATGATTGATGCGGAAGATATAGATGAAGCACAAGATCGTATTATAGCCGGTTTGGCAAAACGTGATCGTGTGAGAACAGAAAAAGCAAATCGTGTTGTTGCTTACCATGAAGCAGGACATGCCATTGCCGGTCTAGTATTAGCATCTGCACAAGATGTCCATAAAGTGACGATTGTACCACGTGGGCGTGCAGCAGGATACGTGATTTCTGTTCCAAAAGAAGATCAAGTTGTCTACTCAAGAGAAGAATTATTCCATAGAGTAGTTGGTTTGCTTGCGGGACGTGCAGCAGAGGAGTTAATTTTTAATGAATCTTCAACAGGTGCAAGTAATGATATTGAACAGGCATCTCAAATTGTACGTTCTATGGTTATGGTTTATGGGATGAGTGATAAGCTTGGTATGGTTGATTATAAATTAGATAATAATGGCTTTATGACAAATAGACATTACTCTGATAATACAGCGAGTGCGATTGATAAAGAAGTTATTGATATTATGAATCAAGCAAAACAAAAAGCACGTCACATTTTAGAAAAACATAAAACACAATTAGATTTAATTGCGGAAAAATTAATTGAACTTGAAACGATTGATGGTCGTGCAATTAAAACATTATTTGAAACTGGAAAAATGCCAGAAGAGGTTGACTATCCAAGTGAAAAAGTAGTGGAAGAAACATCAGAAGAAAATATAAAAGAACAAGAAGCATAA
- the hpt gene encoding hypoxanthine phosphoribosyltransferase, with amino-acid sequence MIHEDIEKVLVTKEELEECVKRLGEQLSAEYDGKKPLIVGVLRGCIMFMTDLVRNMSIPLELDFIDVSSYGDETESSGYVKILKDLDTSVEGRHLILIEDIVDTGRTLMKLKELFEYRKAESIKVVTLLDKPERRVVSLDADYVGIEIPNEFVVGYGLDYAQLYRNLPYIGVLKESVYSEKD; translated from the coding sequence ATGATACATGAAGATATTGAAAAAGTTCTTGTGACAAAAGAAGAATTAGAAGAGTGTGTAAAACGTTTAGGTGAACAATTGTCAGCAGAATATGACGGGAAAAAGCCTTTAATCGTAGGAGTTTTAAGAGGGTGTATTATGTTTATGACAGATTTAGTACGAAATATGTCTATTCCTTTAGAACTTGATTTTATTGATGTGAGTAGTTACGGGGATGAAACAGAGTCTTCTGGTTATGTCAAAATCTTGAAAGATTTAGATACATCTGTTGAAGGACGTCACTTGATTTTAATTGAAGACATTGTGGATACAGGTAGAACATTGATGAAATTGAAAGAATTGTTTGAATACCGTAAAGCAGAGTCTATTAAAGTCGTGACCTTATTAGATAAACCAGAAAGACGAGTTGTTTCATTAGATGCAGATTATGTAGGTATTGAAATTCCAAATGAGTTTGTTGTTGGTTATGGATTAGATTATGCTCAACTATATCGTAACTTACCATATATCGGTGTATTAAAAGAATCTGTCTATTCAGAAAAAGACTAA
- the tilS gene encoding tRNA lysidine(34) synthetase TilS: MTVELPHFWNKTSKLLLAISGGVDSMVLLDLYIQLKNRPRALVAYVNHGIRQEAYKDIQLIQNVCRREGIPFVTNEDIPTLLSEDEARTYRYGFLKKIVQEHQCTHLVTAHHLDDQVETIMMKLVRGSSLESLVGMQQVRFFTENCQLVRPLLLYGKEMLMDYAKNHRIDYLEDSTNHSDAYTRNRFRHHILPLLKKENHQFSKHIEDFSKELIDVLQIANEHIVHTYEHVVQKNCIQGETFRTLPTYLQKQIIVKWLRQHQLVTKSAIEDVLNLLNHTAGEKVCDLKNGWQCVNRYGNGFLERKTNHQYKALNMTEDDTVDIQDYCLYVSDSTEHAICPVSIDDLPLTIRTRQTGDKMCLGTFSKKINRIFIDEKIPKSERDSIYLIVNKKNDVLAILDERCQRLSNFRETGKISERYIIYRKREKS, encoded by the coding sequence ATGACAGTAGAGTTACCGCATTTTTGGAATAAAACGAGCAAGCTCTTATTGGCGATTTCAGGAGGAGTAGATTCCATGGTATTACTTGATTTATATATACAGTTAAAAAATCGTCCTAGAGCATTGGTAGCTTATGTCAATCACGGTATTCGTCAAGAGGCATATAAGGATATTCAACTTATTCAGAATGTTTGTCGAAGGGAAGGTATTCCGTTCGTAACCAATGAGGATATTCCAACTCTTCTTTCTGAGGACGAAGCAAGAACGTATCGCTATGGATTTTTGAAAAAAATTGTTCAAGAGCACCAATGTACGCATCTTGTGACGGCCCATCATTTAGACGATCAAGTTGAAACAATCATGATGAAACTCGTTCGAGGGAGTAGTCTTGAGAGCTTGGTAGGTATGCAACAAGTACGATTTTTTACTGAAAATTGTCAACTCGTTCGTCCTTTATTATTATATGGAAAAGAAATGTTGATGGACTATGCAAAAAATCATAGAATTGACTATTTAGAAGATAGTACCAATCATTCTGATGCTTATACAAGAAATCGTTTTAGACACCATATTTTGCCACTATTAAAAAAAGAAAATCATCAATTTTCAAAACATATAGAAGATTTTTCAAAAGAATTAATAGATGTGCTACAGATTGCTAATGAGCATATCGTTCATACGTATGAGCATGTTGTGCAAAAGAATTGTATTCAAGGAGAAACATTCAGAACTTTGCCAACTTATCTACAAAAACAAATTATTGTTAAATGGCTTCGGCAACATCAACTCGTGACAAAGAGTGCTATTGAGGACGTTTTGAATCTACTTAATCATACAGCAGGAGAAAAAGTGTGTGATTTAAAAAATGGATGGCAATGCGTTAATCGTTACGGGAATGGATTTCTAGAACGAAAAACGAATCACCAGTATAAAGCACTAAATATGACCGAAGATGACACAGTGGATATACAAGATTATTGCTTATATGTGTCTGATAGTACAGAGCATGCTATTTGTCCGGTATCCATAGATGATTTGCCATTGACTATACGAACACGACAAACAGGAGATAAGATGTGTTTAGGTACTTTTTCAAAAAAAATCAATCGTATTTTTATTGACGAAAAAATACCTAAAAGTGAACGAGATAGTATTTATTTAATTGTAAATAAAAAAAATGATGTTTTAGCGATTTTAGATGAGCGTTGTCAACGATTGTCTAATTTTAGAGAAACTGGTAAAATAAGTGAGCGATATATTATTTATAGAAAGAGAGAAAAATCATGA
- a CDS encoding RNA-binding protein S1, protein MVVEVGNKLSGKVTSITKFGAFVQLENNQTGLVHISEVSDTFVNDVNDVLAVGDTVNVKVTNISPDGKISLSIKQTIEKPASEQSKPKFKKQQSENHTSFKERPSFQSKAPQKPKEVKKQDDFDALMSAFLKDSDERLLSLKRNTEGKRGGRGGRRS, encoded by the coding sequence ATGGTAGTTGAAGTAGGAAATAAATTGTCTGGTAAAGTGACAAGCATTACAAAATTTGGAGCATTTGTACAGTTGGAAAATAATCAAACAGGGCTTGTGCATATCAGTGAAGTGTCAGATACGTTTGTTAATGATGTCAACGATGTGTTGGCTGTTGGAGATACAGTGAATGTAAAAGTGACAAATATTTCTCCAGATGGAAAAATTAGTTTATCCATTAAACAAACGATTGAAAAACCAGCTTCTGAACAATCTAAACCTAAATTTAAAAAACAACAATCCGAAAACCACACAAGTTTTAAAGAACGTCCGTCATTTCAATCAAAAGCACCACAAAAACCAAAAGAAGTAAAAAAACAAGATGATTTTGATGCGTTAATGAGTGCCTTCTTAAAAGATAGTGATGAAAGATTGCTTTCTTTAAAACGTAATACAGAAGGAAAACGTGGTGGACGTGGTGGACGTCGTAGTTAA
- a CDS encoding septum formation initiator family protein, translating to MAKVNKNSAKHATNRVFIWLLISSVLAGLLVFQIWQNVKQNQEFQQTLKNVQADKEKAEVQKMELQAQVDLLNDDDYILKLARSRGFMGTKDEIIFNIPSENMLLKQEQKREEQENKE from the coding sequence ATGGCAAAAGTAAATAAAAATAGTGCAAAGCACGCCACCAATCGAGTGTTTATATGGTTGCTTATTAGTAGTGTGTTGGCAGGCTTATTGGTTTTTCAAATATGGCAAAATGTGAAACAAAATCAAGAATTTCAACAAACCCTTAAAAATGTTCAGGCGGATAAGGAAAAAGCTGAAGTTCAGAAAATGGAATTACAAGCCCAAGTGGATTTGCTAAACGATGATGATTATATTTTGAAACTCGCTAGAAGCAGAGGATTTATGGGAACAAAAGATGAAATCATTTTTAATATTCCAAGTGAAAACATGTTATTAAAGCAAGAACAGAAAAGGGAAGAGCAAGAAAACAAAGAATAA
- a CDS encoding uracil permease, giving the protein MEKKLLLDVHQKPEWKMGLLLSVQHIFAMFGATILVPILLNMSVSVALFCSGLGTLIYILATRAKVPVYLGSSFAYISAMSLAIQQKNGDISAAQTGIILVGFVYVLIAGVISVIGTKWVDKLLPPIVIGPMIMVIGLGLANSAVTNAGFIKDADLKQIFVAVATFLVTAYINTTAKGFFKIIPFLLGILAGYIVAIFVGLVDFSAVVSAPWISIPDFSLPFATPWFKSYTLDFGAESLAIVPIAIVTISEHIGDHTVLGEICKRQFLKDPGLKWTLIGDGVATSVSAFLGGPANTTYGENTGVIGMTRIASVSVIRNAALIAIGLSTLGKFTALISTIPTAVIGGMSILLYGVIASNGLKVLIEAKVDFGLSKNLIIASAMLVLGLGGAVLQVTPELTLSGTALSALAGIILNLILPNKKGEAGKEVL; this is encoded by the coding sequence ATGGAAAAGAAATTATTATTAGACGTGCATCAAAAGCCGGAATGGAAAATGGGATTATTATTGAGTGTGCAACATATTTTTGCGATGTTTGGTGCAACGATTTTAGTACCGATTTTACTGAACATGTCTGTATCAGTAGCGTTGTTTTGTAGTGGATTAGGGACATTGATCTATATACTTGCTACAAGAGCAAAAGTTCCTGTTTATTTAGGTTCTTCGTTTGCGTATATTAGTGCAATGAGTTTAGCTATTCAACAAAAAAATGGGGATATTTCAGCGGCACAAACAGGTATTATTTTAGTTGGTTTTGTTTATGTATTGATTGCCGGTGTGATTAGTGTAATTGGGACAAAATGGGTAGATAAATTATTACCACCTATTGTGATTGGACCAATGATTATGGTTATTGGATTAGGTTTAGCAAATTCAGCCGTAACAAATGCAGGTTTTATAAAAGATGCTGATTTGAAACAAATTTTTGTTGCAGTCGCAACATTTCTAGTGACAGCTTATATCAATACAACGGCAAAAGGCTTTTTCAAAATTATTCCGTTCTTACTAGGTATTTTAGCGGGATATATTGTCGCAATATTTGTTGGATTAGTTGATTTTTCTGCCGTAGTGAGTGCACCATGGATTAGTATTCCTGATTTTTCTTTACCATTTGCAACACCATGGTTTAAATCATATACATTAGATTTTGGAGCAGAATCATTGGCAATCGTTCCGATTGCGATTGTGACGATTTCAGAGCATATTGGAGATCACACAGTATTAGGTGAAATTTGTAAACGACAATTTTTGAAAGATCCAGGATTAAAATGGACGTTAATTGGAGATGGTGTAGCAACCTCTGTATCAGCCTTTTTGGGAGGACCAGCTAATACAACATACGGAGAAAATACGGGTGTCATTGGTATGACACGTATTGCTTCTGTATCTGTTATTCGTAACGCTGCATTGATTGCGATTGGGTTGAGTACATTAGGTAAATTTACAGCACTTATTTCTACTATTCCAACGGCAGTTATCGGTGGGATGTCTATTCTTTTATATGGAGTTATTGCAAGTAATGGTTTAAAAGTGTTGATTGAAGCAAAAGTAGACTTTGGTTTATCTAAAAATTTAATTATCGCAAGTGCAATGTTGGTTTTAGGACTTGGTGGAGCGGTTTTACAAGTAACACCAGAATTGACACTATCAGGGACAGCACTAAGTGCTTTAGCGGGGATTATTTTGAATTTAATTTTACCAAATAAAAAAGGCGAAGCAGGAAAAGAAGTGTTATAG